In the genome of Candidatus Dadabacteria bacterium, the window GCCCATGAATTGGGCAGCGCATGTCTTGCGACGACTTTCCACTCCGGAATTCCTTTTAGGCGCGCCATCTCTATGTAAGGAGAAGACAGCAGGCTGATTATGGCCGCGCGGGTCATGCGCATCATGTGGGCCACCACCACGAGTACCATAGTCAGCGCGGGGAGGAACATGCGATGAAGCTTTTCCGAAAGCATCATGTCCTCGTCCAAGCTTGCGATAGAATGGAAGTAGCCGGTATTCACAGCAAGATAGAGAATCAGTATGTAGCCGAGGAAAAACTCGGGAGATGAAATAGAAACCAAGGTGGCCACGTTGGAAACCCTGTCAAACAACGAATTCCTGAAAAGGGCCGCCAGAACACCCAGAACGATCGCTAGGGGCACGGCGATTACCGCCGCGTAAAGAGCCAGAAGAAGCGTGTTGACGAATCTCGGCCCGATCGTTTCGGCTACGGGAGCCCCGGTTATCAAAGAGGATCCGAAATCGCCTGAGAGGGCTCCCAAAAACCATTCGACATAACGTGCGGCGGATGGACGGTCCAGACCCAACCGCTCGCGCATGGCGGCGATGGTTTCTTCTGTAGCTCCCTGACCGAGCACCGCCTGCGCTACGTCGCCCGGCAGAAGTTCCACCGCTCCGAAGATGAGCACCGAGACAACGAGCAAGGTCGCAAGTCCAAGCCCCAGCCGCTTGAGAACAATGCCTAGAACGTCGTCCATGAAATAGCATTCCTCTCGAAGCCGCGGGGAAAACCCCGATTAGGTCCGCCCCCGCTTAGCACACCATGACAGGAAAAAGGCATCAGGAGCGGAACAGGCGAGAAAAACGGCGGGATACTCAGCATCAGTCCGCAAACCACCAACGGCTTGCGCCTCTAGCGCCGTCAATCTGCCAACCGCTGGCAAGATGCGGCCCGTGCCGCACTTTCTTGTTGCGCGCATATACGAAGTTGGTAAACATGGGGAGGATAGTGCCACCGTCGTCGTGCGCCAGCTGCTGCATCTCGCGGTACATCGCAGTGCGCTTTGCCTGGTCCAGCTCCGCCTTGGCCAGCAGCAACAGTTCGTTAAAGCGCTTGTTCTTCCATCGGCTTTCATTCCACGCGGCGTCGTTCTTATAGACCAGCGTGAATATGAGATCGGGAGTCGCCCGAGCGCCCCACTGCACCAGGCAGAAAGGTTTTTTGAGCCACACGTTTGAATAATAGCCATCGCTTGGCTCGCGCACCACGTTAATCTCGATTCCGGCGGCCTTGGCCTGCTGAGCGAACAGTACGCACATGTCAACCGCCCCCGAGTAAACGGTATCGGCAACGGAGAGGTTCACCTTGAGCTTTTCCCTGCCGGCCTTTTTGAGCAACGCCCTGGCCCGCTCGGGATCATACCTGCGCTGCGGCAGATCCGCCCAGTAGGGCATGTTCGGCGAAACGTGGACGTCA includes:
- a CDS encoding ABC transporter permease, producing MDDVLGIVLKRLGLGLATLLVVSVLIFGAVELLPGDVAQAVLGQGATEETIAAMRERLGLDRPSAARYVEWFLGALSGDFGSSLITGAPVAETIGPRFVNTLLLALYAAVIAVPLAIVLGVLAALFRNSLFDRVSNVATLVSISSPEFFLGYILILYLAVNTGYFHSIASLDEDMMLSEKLHRMFLPALTMVLVVVAHMMRMTRAAIISLLSSPYIEMARLKGIPEWKVVARHALPNSWAPIINVVALNLAYLITGVVLVEVVFVYPGIGQLLVDSVTKRDFPVVQACCLIFAATFILLNLAADVGTILTNPRLRHPN